A window from Centropristis striata isolate RG_2023a ecotype Rhode Island chromosome 4, C.striata_1.0, whole genome shotgun sequence encodes these proteins:
- the slc47a3 gene encoding multidrug and toxin extrusion protein 1, translating into MESSTQSSPLSSWRECFVLKRISMLVPVGFKAEIKELSKLSFPVTMAAFMSFAVSLVSTIFCGHLGKTELAGVALAIAVINITGISIGSGLASACDTLISQTFGGGNLMKVGVILQRAILILLLACFPCWAILINTEAILLAVRQEPEVARVSQLYVMIFMPALPATFMYSLETRYLQNQGIIWPQVFTGVVVNLLNALINYVFLYALNLGVAGSAVANTISQFSLAAILYAYIIWKGLHKATWGGWSKECLQDWGPYIRLAIPSMVMLCVEWWTYEIGSFLAGLISEVELGAQSVVYELANIAYMFPLGFAIAGNVRVGNALGGGDTEQAKLSAKLSMFCAASVSICLAALIGGLKNHISYIFSYDEQIRERVADVMTLYAPFMFLDAISAACGGIIRGAGKQRIGAVCNIFGYYGVGFPIGVPLMFAAKLGIKGLWIGLFTCVFLQCSFLIFYLIRMNWKNATVEAQIRAGVSGTSTGTSPQPDGPENLQGRTDTIDLIEADAEPAVTTVGQELPFRTLVLRRGLALAAMLFILAAGIIMNELIINLVT; encoded by the exons ATGGAGAGCAGCACACAGAGCTCACCTCTTTCTTCATGGAGGGAATGTTTCGTATTAAAGAGGATCAGCATGTTGGTCCCTGTTGGTTTCAAGGCAGAAATCAAAGAGTTGTCTAAATTGTCCTTCCCAGTG ACTATGGCGGCGTTTATGTCGTTTGCAGTGAGCCTTGTCAGTACTATCTTCTGTGGCCATCTGGGGAAGACAGAGCTGGCAGGAGTGGCTTTGGCCATCGCA GTTATTAATATCACAGGTATATCTATTGGATCTGGTTTGGCTTCAGCATGTGACACTCTGATTTCTCAG ACCTTTGGGGGCGGTAACCTCATGAAagttggggtcattctgcagCGAGCGATCCTCATTTTGTTACTGGCGTGTTTCCCCTGTTGGGCGATCCTCATTAACACAGAAGCCATTCTGCTGGCTGTCAGACAGGAGCCAGAGGTGGCCAG GGTGTCTCAGCTGTATGTGATGATCTTCATGCCAGCACTTCCT GCTACATTCATGTATTCTTTGGAAACAAGATATCTACAAAACCAG GGCATCATATGGCCGCAGGTGTTCACAGGTGTTGTGGTCAATCTACTGAACGCTCTCATCAACTACGTCTTCCTTTACGCATTAAATCTGGGAGTGGC AGGTTCAGCTGTTGCCAACACTATTTCCCAGTTCTCCTTGGCTGCAATTCTCTATGCTTATATCATCTGGAAGGGTCTTCATAAGGCCACCTGGGGAG GCTGGTCTAAAGAGTGCCTGCAGGACTGGGGACCATACATCCGCTTGGCTATCCCCAGCATGGTCATGCTGTGTGTCGAGTGGTGGACGTATGAGATTGGAAGTTTCCTGGCAG GTCTCATAAGTGAGGTGGAGCTTGGAGCTCAGTCGGTGGTTTACGAACTGGCAAATATTGCATACATG TTCCCTCTGGGTTTCGCTATAGCCGGCAATGTAAGAGTTGGGAATGCGTTGGGAGGCGGAGACACAGAGCAGGCAAAGCTGTCTGCCAAACTTTCAATGTTTTGTGCAG CGTCAGTCTCAATATGTTTGGCAGCTCTCATTGGCGGCCTGAAGAACCACATctcttatattttttcatatgatGA ACAAATCAGGGAAAGGGTTGCTGACGTTATGACTTTATATGCTCCATTCATGTTTTTAGATGCAATATCA GCTGCCTGTGGAGGGATTATAAGAGGAGCAGGTAAACAGAGAATTGGAGCTGTTTGTAACATTTTTGGATATTATGGTGTTGGTTTTCCCATTGGAGTGCCACTGATGTTTGCAGCCAAATTAGGAATCAAGG GTCTGTGGATAGGCTTGTTtacctgtgtgtttctgcagtgcTCATTCCTGATTTTCTACCTGATCAGAATGAACTGGAAGAACGCTACAGTCGAG GCTCAAATCAGAGCAGGAGTGTCTGGGACTTCCACAGGCACAA GCCCCCAACCAGATGGTCCAGAGAACTTACAGGGCCGAACAGACACCATAGACCTGATTGAGGCTGATGCAGAACCAGCAGTAACAACAGTGGGGCAGGAGCTCCCTTTCAGGACTCTGGTTCTGCGTCGGGGCCTGGCTCTGGCTGCCATGCTGTTCATCCTGGCTGCTGGAATCATTATGAACGAGCTAATCATTAACTTGGTTACATGA
- the LOC131970442 gene encoding multidrug and toxin extrusion protein 1-like, with the protein MEGSSDKLFCCSWLRRRVPLTHREELYHILRMTGPLLLSRILNYLLPFVVTMFCGRLGNEVMAGYGLACATINITTAATGFGLSLACDTLVSQTFGGKNLLRVGVILQRSIIILLLFCLPCWGLLINAQAVLLCLNQHPEVARIAQLYITSFLPAVPVMFLQRLQVSYLQNQGIIVPQMYAAAMANIANVVTNYIFIYWLDLGVSGSAAANALCHFYICSFLFAYIWWKKLHLKTWGGWSVESLQEWGSYMKLAIPSTFMKCFEWWVYEFGGFFAGMLSEDELAAQHAVMMVSFITYMFPLGIQAAACARVGNALGAGDTARAILTTKMSLALAGSLAAVEGLVLGSTKTVIGFIFTSDEKIIGLVSHLMNAYCFLQLFDGLVCVCTGIFLGTGKQKIPAVANFVGYYCIGLSLSVTLTFVAKLRVLGFWLGLLICVIIQSTFYIIVIFKLNWERITEEAVNRAQKNTPLTTLLSTDAAGNNTADQTASNGNSVDGYMSVSTECHVWNTETQGGHVLDQLKAVHLSTSQLVLRRGLAMFAAVALLAVGTCVHFLVPLPNLPSEANFTLDWINTTYTPDQTVSTVLVPIE; encoded by the exons ATGGAGGGGTCCAGTGACAAGCTTTTCTGCTGCAGTTGGCTGCGCCGCAGGGTTCCCCTGACCCACAGGGAGGAACTGTACCACATCCTGAGGATGACAGGGCCTCTG CTTCTCTCTCGGATCCTTAATTACCTGCTTCCATTTGTGGTTACGATGTTCTGTGGGCGTCTGGGAAATGAAGTGATGGCTGGATATGGACTAGCTTGTGCT acCATTAATATTACCACTGCAGCAACAGGATTTGGTCTGTCATTGGCATGTGATACTTTGGTGTCTCAG ACATTTGGTGGTAAGAACCTGCTGCGGGTCGGAGTGATCCTTCAGCGCAGCATCATCATACTGCTGTTGTTCTGTCTGCCCTGCTGGGGGCTGCTCATTAACGCCCAGGCCGTCCTGTTATGCCTGAACCAGCACCCTGAGGTGGCCAG AATAGCCCAGCTGTATATTACAAGCTTCCTTCCTGCAGTACCA GTAATGTTTCTACAACGTCTCCAGGTGTCTTACCTGCAGAACCAG GGTATAATAGTGCCACAAATGTATGCTGCTGCCATGGCGAACATAGCAAATGTTGTGACAAACTACATCTTTATATACTGGCTGGATCTGGGGGTGAG CGGATCTGCAGCAGCCAAtgcactgtgtcatttttacatctgcaGTTTTCTGTTTGCTTACATTTGGTGGAAGAagcttcatttaaaaacatgggGAG GCTGGTCTGTGGAATCACTGCAGGAGTGGGGCTCCTACATGAAACTGGCCATTCCCAGTACATTTatgaagtgctttgagtggtggGTTTATGAGTTTGGTGGATTCTTTGCAG GAATGCTGAGTGAAGATGAGCTGGCAGCCCAACATGCTGTGATGATGGTGTCTTTCATAACCTACATG TTCCCTCTTGGTATTCAAGCTGCAGCTTGTGCCCGAGTGGGGAATGCTCTCGGAGCAGGAGACACTGCCAGGGCCATCCTCACCACCAAGATGTCATTGGCTCTTGCAG GTAGCCTTGCAGCTGTTGAAGGTCTTGTGCTTGGTTCTACTAAAACAGTGATCGGCTTCATCTTCACATCTGATGA GAAGATCATAGGTCTGGTGTCACACCTGATGAATGCTTACTGTTTCCTTCAGCTCTTTGATGGTCTTGTG tgtgtgtgcacaggcATCTTCTTGGGCACAGGCAAACAGAAAATACCAGCTGTGGCCAACTTTGTTGGATACTACTGCATAGGACTTTCACTGAGTGTTACTTTAACATTTGTTGCAAAACTGCGAGTTTTGG GTTTTTGGCTGGGACTGCTCATTTGTGTTATTATACAATCCACCTTCTACATCATTGTCATCTTTAAGCTGAACTGGGAGAGAATAACAGAGGAG GCTGTAAACCGAGCACAGAAAAACACTCCCCTGACGACATTATTAAGCACAGACGCTGCGGGTAACAACACTGCTGACCAGACAGCAAGTAATGGGAAC TCAGTGGACGGCTACATGTCTGTGAGCACCGAGTGCCACGTTTGGAACACGGAGACACAGGGTGGACATGTGCTCGATCAGCTAAAGGCTGTCCATCTCTCCACCAGCCAGCTGGTCCTCAGACGAGGCCTCGCCATGTTTGCAGCAGTTGCACTTCTGGCTGTGGGAACATGTGTGCACTTCCTTGTGCCCTTGCCAAACCTGCCTTCAGAAGCCAACTTTACTTTGGACTGGATCAATACGACATATACTCCTGATCAAACTGTCTCCACTGTGCTGGTCCCAATAGAATAA
- the LOC131970316 gene encoding multidrug and toxin extrusion protein 1-like, protein MEESSDKLFCCSWLRRWVPLTHREELYHILRMTGPLLLSRILNYLLPFVVTMFCGRLGNDVMAGYGLASAAINITTAATGCGLGIACDTLVSQTFGGKNLLRVGVILQRGTIILLLFCLPCWGLLINAEAILICMGQDPEVARIAQLYMTAFIPAVPPMFLHQLLVSYLQNQGIILPQMYTAAVANIANVVTNYIFIYWLDLGVIGSAAANTLSWIYICGFLFAYIWWKKLHVTTWGGWSVESLQEWGSYMKLAIPSTFMICFEWWVYEFGGFFAGMLSEDELAAQHAVIMVAFITYMFPLGIQAAACARVGNALGAGDTAKAILTTKMSFALAGSFAVVEGIVLGSSKTVIGFIFTSDEKIIELVSHLMNAYCFVQFFDGLVCVCTGIFLGTGKQKIPAVCNFIGYYCIGLSLCVILMFVAKLRILGYWLGLLISCIIQSTFYITVIFKLNWKSMTEEAVKRAQKKTHMALISTADNHTSVDGYMSVSTECHNGNKETQDGQQLKGGRLSTSQLVLRRGLTMFAAVALLAVGTCVHFLVPLPEIVPSNSTLDWINTTYTPDQTVSTVLSQ, encoded by the exons ATGGAGGAGTCCAGTGACAAGCTTTTCTGCTGTAGCTGGCTGCGCCGCTGGGTTCCCCTGACCCACAGGGAGGAACTGTACCACATCCTGAGGATGACAGGGCCTCTG CTTCTCTCTCGAATCCTTAATTACCTGCTTCCATTTGTGGTTACGATGTTCTGTGGGCGTCTGGGAAATGATGTGATGGCGGGATACGGACTAGCTTCTGCT GCCATTAATATTACCACTGCAGCAACAGGATGTGGTCTGGGAATAGCATGTGATACTCTGGTGTCCCAG ACATTTGGTGGTAAGAACCTGCTGAGGGTGGGAGTGATCCTTCAGCGCGGCACCATCATCCTGCTGTTGTTCTGTCTGCCCTGCTGGGGCCTGCTCATTAATGCCGAGGCCATACTGATATGCATGGGCCAGGACCCCGAGGTGGCCAG AATAGCCCAGCTGTATATGACAGCCTTCATTCCTGCTGTACCA ccGATGTTTCTACATCAGCTTCTGGTGTCTTATCTGCAGAACCAG GGTATAATACTGCCACAAATGTACACTGCTGCCGTGGCAAACATAGCAAATGTTGTGACGAACTACATCTTTATATACTGGCTGGATCTGGGGGTGAT TGGATCTGCAGCAGCCAATACTCTGTCTTGGATTTATATCTGTGGTTTTCTGTTTGCTTACATTTGGTGGAAGAAGCTCCATGTAACAACATGGGGAG GCTGGTCTGTGGAATCACTGCAGGAGTGGGGCTCCTACATGAAACTGGCCATTCCCAGTACATTTATGATATGTTTCGAGTGGTGGGTTTATGAATTTGGTGGATTCTTTGCAG GAATGCTGAGTGAAGATGAGCTGGCAGCCCAACATGCTGTGATAATGGTGGCTTTCATAACCTACATG TTCCCTCTTGGTATTCAAGCTGCTGCTTGTGCCCGAGTGGGGAATGCTCTCGGTGCAGGAGACACTGCCAAGGCGATCCTCACCACTAAGATGTCATTTGCTCTTGCGG GTAgctttgcagtggtggaaggtaTTGTGCTCGGCTCTTCCAAAACAGTGATCGGCTTCATCTTCACCTCTGATGA GAAGATCATAGAACTGGTCTCTCATTTGATGAATGCCTACTGTTTCGTTCAATTCTTTGATGGTCTTGTG TGTGTGTGCACGGGCATCTTCTTGGGCACAGGCAAACAGAAGATACCAGCTGTGTGCAACTTCATTGGATACTACTGCATAGGACTTTCACTATGcgttattttaatgtttgtggCAAAACTGAGAATTCTGG GTTATTGGCTGGGACTGCTCATTTCTTGCATTATACAATCCACCTTCTACATCACTGTCATCTTCAAGCTGAACTGGAAGAGTATGACAGAGGAG GCTGTGAAACGAgctcagaaaaagacacacatggcATTAATAAGCACAGCTGACAACCACACA TCAGTGGACGGCTACATGTCTGTGAGCACTGAGTGCCATAATGGGAACAAGGAGACACAAGATGGACAGCAGCTGAAGGGTGGTCGTCTCTCCACCAGCCAGCTGGTCCTCAGACGAGGCCTCACCATGTTTGCAGCAGTTGCACTTCTAGCTGTGGGAACATGTGTGCACTTCCTTGTGCCCTTGCCAGAGATCGTGCCTTCCAACTCTACTTTGGACTGGATCAATACGACATATACTCCTGATCAAACTGTCTCCACTGTGCTGTCCCAATAG